The DNA window CGCGAACGCCAGCACCGGGCCGGTGAGGTAGAGCATCCGGTAAAGGATGATCTGCCCCATGATCGGGTGCTGCGGGTAGTTCCGCTGGAAGATCAGGTTCACGCCGTGCAGGCACCAGCAGGCGTACTCGAACTCGCCGCGACGGCAGGCGAACTCGGCGGCGTCGAGCAGCGGTTTCAGGCAGACGCCGTCGCCGAGGCCGACCTCGAAGACGATCGGCCTGGGGCAGCCGACGTCGAAGATGAATCGCTCGGCGGCGCGGATGGCGGTGTTGCGAAGGCCGGGGTCGCCTTCGCACAGCAGCTTGCCGATCAGGTCGGCAACGGCCCGCTGATACGCGGGCTCGGCGTTCTTCGTGCTCTCCAGCAGTGGCGGCAGCAGGCGGGCGGAGGTGGCGTTGATGTTCGTCCACTGCTCGAAGTGCCGTGCGAACGCGAGCCGTCGGTCGGCGTCGGTCTCGTGCAGAATGCGGTAGATCAGGTGCTCGGTGTCGGGGTGGTCACCCTCCGTGGCCCGGCGGCGGTCGTTGGGGTGTCGCGGGCGGGGGACTTCCGTTTCGGGGTCCGGCGGTGGCGACCAGAGCCGGCGTTCCAGGCGCGAGTTCGTGCCGCAGGTGCGGCAGTGGATGGCAGTGGCGTCGTCTTCATAGTCCAGGCCGTCGCCGCAGCCCGGACATGACGCCCGGCCGACGATGCCTTCGCGGTATTGCTTCGATCGCACCCAGGCGGCGCGGGTCAGGTTCTGTGCCTCCGCAGACTCGGCATCCACGTACAGCCGCAGGGGGGCGTCAGCGACTTCGGGCTCTACCTTCCGCAGCCGGCGTTCGAGGACGGCTTTCTGCCCGCAGAATCCGCAGGCCAGTTGGGCGACATCGCCGTCGAGCGGCAGCGGTGCGCCGCAGCCGGGGCAAAGGCCGCGTTTTTGCTTGAACAGGATGCTGGGGAGGATCGCGGTCATGGCTCTGCTCCCTCTCCCCGGTACTCGAGGGAGAGGGCTGGGGTGAGGGGCCGTACGTCAGGCGTTGCCCCCGCTCAGTTCGTCCTCAACTGTCATCCTGAGGTACTCCGAAGGACCTGGTATCCGAGCCGAGTAAGTATCGAACGTCGAAAACCGAACGTGTGCGGTTTGGGGTTCGATGGCGGTCTGCTTGGGATAGAAGGTCTTTCGGAGTACCTCAGGATGACAACTGCGGTCCCCGGGTCGATCACACCATTTTCAGCAGCTCGGACTTCTTCGCGTCGAACTCGGCCTGCGTGATCGCACCCAGGTCGAGCAGTTCCTTGAGCTGCTTGATGCGGGCGACGGCATCGGCGCTGCTGACGGCCGGGTTCGTTGCGGCATGCGGGCTTCCGCCCGCGGCTGTGATCGGAGCTGATGGTGAGCTTGCGGCTTGCGGCATAAATGCATCCCGCATCATCTGCGCTGCCGCAAGGCTCGCACCGAGCTGCATGCCTGCACCCAACGCGCCGCCGCTTCCGCCTCCGCCCACGTCGGCTCCGCCGCCTTTTTCGGCCATGGTCTTGAGCGCATCGGTCGTGCCGACGTCGCGGTAGGTCGTGCCGGCCGAGCTGAGCGCCGCCGCACCGGCGGCCTTGGCTTCCAGGTCGAACTGCGTGGCCCGTGCCTTGGCGAAACCCTGGCTAGTGATCTTCGCGCTGTCGGCGATCATGCCGGCGATGTCTTCGGTCGGGGTGACGGCGTTGACCGACAGGTCGGTCAACTCCAGCCCCATCGCCGAAAACTCGACCGCGAGCAGGCCCTTCACGCCCTGGCCCAGCTCTCGGTAGTAGCGGGCGATCTCGGCCATCGGCCGGCCGAGGGAGGCGATGCCGTCGGTGAGAGCGGACACCAGGTACTGATCGCGCAGGAACGCTTCCAGGTCGGTCGTCTTCAGTTGCCCGCGCGTGCCGAGCATTTTCGTGACGAAGATCGCCGGGTCCGCCACCTGCACGGCGAATCGGCCGTGGGCGCGGATGGAGATCTGCTGCATGACCGGGTCGGGGATGTAGATCGGTTCGGGCGTGCCCCAGCGCAGGTCGCGGAACAGGTGCCGGCCGACGAAGAAGACCTCGGCCTTGAAGGGCGTATTGCCGCTGCCGAAGACCAGCCCGGTGACGAACTTCGTCAGCACCGGGATGTTCTGGGTCGTCAGCGTGTAGCGGCCGGGGTTGAATGCGGCGGCGAGCTGCCCGTCTTTCAGGAAGAGCGCGGTCTGCCCCTCTCGAACAACAAGCTGCGAGCCCCATTCGATGACGGCATCGCCGTCCGGCGGAAGCCGAACCGCCATGGTGTCGCCGACGGCATCTTGATACTCGAGGATTTTGAAGATCTGGGGCATGGGAGTGGGGTAAGAAGTCGGGAGTCAGAAGTCGGGAGGTTGTTCTGCCTTCGGACTTCCGACTACTGACTACTTAGTTCGAAATATACACCGGCCGAATCACCTCGACAGGGGACTGGCGGATCGCTTCTTCGATCTCGGCGAGGACCCAGGCGACGCGGGAGACCGATTCGCGGTCGTCAACGCGGGCCAGGCTCACCGCTCGCACGAGCCGTTCGAGGTGTCCCTGCAGGCGATTGGCGATGCCCTGCTGGCGGGCCGTGGGAAGGGTGAGGGTCGCACCGACGCGGGCCATCCGGCCTGACAGCCGTTCAATCATCTTCTGGGCCGGTTCGTCGAGGAAGCGACCGGCGAGCATGGCCATGGCGTCCAGGCGGGTACGCTGCTGAAGGATCAGGTCGGAAATCGAACGTTCCATGGTGCTAGCCTCCGTCTCTCCTGCATCGACCGATTGTGGCAGCGCCTGAGGCTGCCACGCATCGCTGATGTAACGTACTTCTCCGGTCGGTCACGCGCGGAGCCTTAAACGGGGCATCGAGGAGTGGCGGAAACTGGCGGGAGGGCCCCTGAACCTGGAGATCGCGAGCCGCCGGGAGCCGATGCAGGCCGCTGCTCGTCAACCTGTCGGGCACTTATCGATTGATATCAATCTCAACCAAAGCTCATGCCGTGATGTATCAACGAGCAGATGCGCTTCGGGTTTACCCAATTTCTGATGCTGTTGTCCCTCGGGGGAGCGTCGGCTTTCGGATCGGTCGAGCCGACAATGCCGCCGGCCGGCAAATCGCTGGAGTTCTTCGAAAACAAGATCCGCCCGGTCCTGGTCGAGCACTGCTATCAGTGTCATAGCGCCCAGTCCGAGAAACTAAAGGCCGGCCTGCACCTGGATTCGCGGGATGGCCTGATGAAGGGGGCGACTCGGGCTCGGCACTGGACCTGGCCAACCCGGACAAAAGCCTGCTCATCCGAGCGTTGCGGCACGATGACGAGATCGACCTGCGGATGCCGCCGAAGCTCAGGTTGCCGGACGTGGTCACGGCGGACTTCGTGAAGTGGGTGAAGCTGGGGGCTCCCTGGCCGGCGCAGGCGGTCGTCGCGGCGGCCCCCCGGGCCGCGTTGGACCCGGCGGCCGCCCGTAAGTCGCATTGGGCGTGGCAACCGCTCCGCAAGCCGGCTGTGCCCTCGGCCGATCCGGCCTGGGTCCGGACGCCGATCGACGCCTTTATCTTCGATAAGCTGCAAGCCAAAGGGCTTCGGCCGTCGCCGCCGGCAGAGCGACGGACGTTGCTCCGGCGCGTCTACCTCGACCTGATCGGCCTGCCGCCTTCACCCGACGAGGTGCAGAAGTTCCTGGCCGATTCGTCGCCGACGGCGATGGAGAAGGTCGTCGATGACCTGTTGTCGCGGCCGCAGTATGGCGAGCGGTGGGGCCGGCACTGGCTGGATATCGCCCGCTACGCCGAAAGCCAGGGCTACGAGCGGGACGAGCCCAAGCCCTTCACCTGGCGGTACCGGGACTATGTCATCCGGGCGCTCAACGAAGATAAGCCGTACGATCGATTCGTGTTCGAGCAGCTGGCAGGAGATGAGATTCCCGGGGCCGATCTCAACACGCAGGCCGCGGCGACGTTTCTTCGCCTGGGCATCTTCGACACGATCGCCGCCGACGGAAAGGTCGCCCGTTACGACCAGCTCGACGATGTCGTCGGTACGGTGACGGCGGCGTTTCTCGGGCAGAGCCTGCGGTGTGCCCGTTGCCACAATCACAAGTTCGAACCCTACTCGCAGACTGATTATTATCGCATCCTGGCGGTGTTCGATCCGCTGAGCACCGACAGGCCTCGCGAAACCCGGCTGGCCGGTTCGAAGGCGGAACTGGCCGATTACGAGAAGGCGCTCGCCGCGTTCGAACTGGAGATCGCGCCGCTTCAGGACAAGCTTGATGCCGAGCGCGTTGCGATCCTGGAGCCGCTGGGTGCCGGCTACTACTCGGACAAGTCGAAGGAGCGAACCCCGCGCGACGAGAAGAAGCCGCGTGTCTCCCAGGAGGTGCTGTCGGCTTTCAAGACACCGCCGGCCAAACGAGACGCGACGGAGCGCGAGCTGGTCGAAAAGAACCGTCGGCGTCTGGGGGACGAGATTCGCAAACTGGCGACCGCCGATCAGCGCAAGGCCGACGAGGCGTCGCAGAAGGCGATCGACCAGTTGGAAGCGAAGAAGCCGAAGGGGCCACAGGTTTACCTGTTCACGGAGACGGCCAAGCCGCTATCGACCAAGCTGTTCCTTCGCGGCGACCCGCACAAGATCGGCCCGACGGTCGAGGTCGGCCTGCCGCCACTCTGGGGCGGTAGTCCTCAGGCGACGCCAGCACCGGTGACCCAGGACGTTCTGACCCCATCGAGCGGCCGGCGCACCTGGCTGGCGAACTGGATGATCACCGACGGCAAGGGCACGCTAGCCCGCGTGA is part of the Humisphaera borealis genome and encodes:
- a CDS encoding DUF1549 and DUF1553 domain-containing protein, whose protein sequence is MRHDDEIDLRMPPKLRLPDVVTADFVKWVKLGAPWPAQAVVAAAPRAALDPAAARKSHWAWQPLRKPAVPSADPAWVRTPIDAFIFDKLQAKGLRPSPPAERRTLLRRVYLDLIGLPPSPDEVQKFLADSSPTAMEKVVDDLLSRPQYGERWGRHWLDIARYAESQGYERDEPKPFTWRYRDYVIRALNEDKPYDRFVFEQLAGDEIPGADLNTQAAATFLRLGIFDTIAADGKVARYDQLDDVVGTVTAAFLGQSLRCARCHNHKFEPYSQTDYYRILAVFDPLSTDRPRETRLAGSKAELADYEKALAAFELEIAPLQDKLDAERVAILEPLGAGYYSDKSKERTPRDEKKPRVSQEVLSAFKTPPAKRDATERELVEKNRRRLGDEIRKLATADQRKADEASQKAIDQLEAKKPKGPQVYLFTETAKPLSTKLFLRGDPHKIGPTVEVGLPPLWGGSPQATPAPVTQDVLTPSSGRRTWLANWMITDGKGTLARVIANRVWQYHFGRGIVATSNDFGLAGDKPTHPELLDWLAADLIDGGWKLKRLHRQIVLSAVYQQSAGYAQIPDADPDNDLLWRWPTRRLESEAIRDSMLAVSGKLNPEMFGPPIFPPAAQRVVGTSAQSDWGNSDDREASRRSVYVFQKRSIPLPELEILGIPDSTMSTDVRPVATTALQALLLMNSRFASEQAATLAERVAKEAGNDPTAQVNRAFELAMARPPRTEELEAALAYLATSAEPEIKASVKLSPLGSFCLVLLNSNEFLYVN
- a CDS encoding c-type cytochrome domain-containing protein: MPPAGKSLEFFENKIRPVLVEHCYQCHSAQSEKLKAGLHLDSRDGLMKGATRARHWTWPTRTKACSSERCGTMTRSTCGCRRSSGCRTWSRRTS
- a CDS encoding SPFH domain-containing protein; translated protein: MPQIFKILEYQDAVGDTMAVRLPPDGDAVIEWGSQLVVREGQTALFLKDGQLAAAFNPGRYTLTTQNIPVLTKFVTGLVFGSGNTPFKAEVFFVGRHLFRDLRWGTPEPIYIPDPVMQQISIRAHGRFAVQVADPAIFVTKMLGTRGQLKTTDLEAFLRDQYLVSALTDGIASLGRPMAEIARYYRELGQGVKGLLAVEFSAMGLELTDLSVNAVTPTEDIAGMIADSAKITSQGFAKARATQFDLEAKAAGAAALSSAGTTYRDVGTTDALKTMAEKGGGADVGGGGSGGALGAGMQLGASLAAAQMMRDAFMPQAASSPSAPITAAGGSPHAATNPAVSSADAVARIKQLKELLDLGAITQAEFDAKKSELLKMV